GCCTCGCGCCGCTTGGGATCGTTCTCGGCCGCCTGCTCCTTGAACAGGCCGTCGATGTCAGGATACGAGCCGTACACGTAGGCGCCGCCGCTGGCCACGAAGGCCTCGATGCGGGTGGCCGCGTTGCCGAAGGCGCCGCTCGCACCCTGGATCAGGTTCTTGAACTTCTTCTCCGAGTAGCCGCTGAAGAACGCGGCCCGCTCGAGCGGGCGCAGCTTCACCCGGATCCCCACCTGCTGCAGGGAGTTGCCGACCGCCTCGGCCAGGTTGGCGTACGAGCCGTCGCAGAAGTACTCGCCGGCGTCGAAGCCCGACGGATAGCCCGCCGCGGCGAGCAGCTGCTTGGCGCGAGCGGGGTCGTAGACCGGCGCGGGCGGCTGCCAGTAGTACTCGAACGAGCTCGGGATGATGCTGCCGCTCAGCTTGGAGTGGCCGAGGGTGAGGGCCTGATTGATCGACGGCCGGTCGATGGCCAGACTCGTCGCCTGTCGCACCCGCACGTCGTGCCACGGCGACTTGGGATCCCACTGGTCGGCGAAGTAGAGCCAGAACGGGGCCTGGATCACCGCCGGCTTGAGGGTGAGGCCGGGCGTCTTCTGCAGCTCCTCGGCCAGCTCGCCGCGGATGGAGTAGGCGATGTCCACCTCGCCGCGCTTGAGCGCGGCCAGCCGCGTGGCCTCGTCCGGCACCACCTTCAGCACCAGCCGCTTCACGCTCGGGCTCTTGCGCCAGTACTGCTCGAAGGCCTCCAGCACCAGCTCGACACCGGGCGTGAAGGAGACGAACTTGTAGGGGCCCGCGCCCACCGGCGCCTTCTTGAAGCCCTCGTCGCCCACCTTCTCCACGTACTTCTTGGGGACGATCCAGGCCGCCCCGGTAGCGGGGGTCGCGAAGAACGTCATGAAGTCGAGCCACGGCTTCTTGAGATGGAACCGCACCTTGTACGGGTCGACGACCTCCACCGAGGCCACCCGATCCTTGAGGAGCTTGGCGGAAGCGCCCCGGTAGCGCTCGAACGAGAATTTGACGTCGTCAGCCGTCATCACCTCGCCGTCGTGGAACTTGACGCCCTTGCGGAGCACGAACTCGTAGACGAGGCCGTCCTTGGACTGCGACCACGCCTCGGCCAGGCTCTTGCCCTGGGGGGCCCCCGGCGTGAACTTC
This window of the Candidatus Methylomirabilota bacterium genome carries:
- a CDS encoding ABC transporter substrate-binding protein → MSQLRPSSCCRFSVIAVLIIALFTTLAAGPAAAAPSGQLTWAVHISLAPTWFDPAETPSLITPFMVLYAMHDALVKFTPGAPQGKSLAEAWSQSKDGLVYEFVLRKGVKFHDGEVMTADDVKFSFERYRGASAKLLKDRVASVEVVDPYKVRFHLKKPWLDFMTFFATPATGAAWIVPKKYVEKVGDEGFKKAPVGAGPYKFVSFTPGVELVLEAFEQYWRKSPSVKRLVLKVVPDEATRLAALKRGEVDIAYSIRGELAEELQKTPGLTLKPAVIQAPFWLYFADQWDPKSPWHDVRVRQATSLAIDRPSINQALTLGHSKLSGSIIPSSFEYYWQPPAPVYDPARAKQLLAAAGYPSGFDAGEYFCDGSYANLAEAVGNSLQQVGIRVKLRPLERAAFFSGYSEKKFKNLIQGASGAFGNAATRIEAFVASGGAYVYGSYPDIDGLFKEQAAENDPKRREATLHRIQQLVHEKVLYAPIWELAFLNGVGPRVQESGLGLIAGHAYSAPYEDLALKGK